A single Natrinema pellirubrum DSM 15624 DNA region contains:
- a CDS encoding helix-turn-helix transcriptional regulator, giving the protein MDVPQSPSLGVVSGYLIYLVRPGIESTEILSLSPTAFLPTRVVLTHMGATLDDSQFLANSANRIRVLEALTSGEASRRELQDATGVPRSTAARVLDDAEARGWVRSEGSRYRITSLGKAMVTEFRRYLTATEGIHHLGPAIEWLPEPAWDLDFRCFREAEVTTPTEANPTAHFDRAMEYLRGSDRYRGLTQNSLPEYMNVLHGRVVEGQFDFEGVVETNFIDVVGNDPERAALWQDIADRMWLYNGRVPLNMHIVDGTVLLWLCDENQAGNDVLVKGLLESTHSDVVSWAESLYKEHRADAEPLEPTVLTSD; this is encoded by the coding sequence ATGGATGTGCCTCAGAGTCCCTCGCTTGGTGTGGTGAGCGGGTATCTTATCTACCTTGTTCGTCCGGGTATCGAATCCACGGAAATTCTTAGTCTATCGCCTACTGCATTTTTACCGACTAGGGTGGTATTGACACACATGGGGGCTACGCTAGACGATAGCCAATTCCTAGCGAATTCGGCTAATCGTATCCGGGTGCTGGAGGCACTCACCAGTGGCGAAGCATCCCGCCGAGAACTACAGGACGCGACCGGGGTACCGCGATCGACAGCTGCACGGGTACTTGATGATGCTGAAGCCCGTGGCTGGGTCAGGTCGGAAGGGAGTCGCTACCGAATCACATCGCTGGGAAAGGCAATGGTTACGGAATTCCGTCGGTATCTGACGGCGACGGAGGGAATTCATCACCTTGGCCCGGCGATCGAGTGGTTACCCGAACCAGCCTGGGATCTCGATTTTCGCTGTTTCCGTGAGGCCGAGGTGACAACACCGACGGAAGCCAATCCGACCGCCCACTTCGACCGTGCGATGGAGTACCTCCGCGGAAGCGACCGCTACCGAGGACTCACACAAAACTCACTCCCGGAGTACATGAACGTGCTTCACGGTCGTGTCGTTGAAGGGCAATTCGATTTCGAGGGAGTTGTCGAAACGAACTTTATCGATGTTGTGGGTAATGACCCGGAGCGGGCGGCGCTCTGGCAGGACATCGCTGATCGGATGTGGCTATACAACGGGCGCGTCCCGCTTAATATGCACATCGTCGATGGAACTGTCCTGCTCTGGTTGTGTGACGAAAATCAGGCCGGTAACGACGTGCTTGTGAAGGGGCTCTTAGAGAGTACTCACTCAGATGTTGTTTCGTGGGCTGAGTCTCTGTATAAGGAACACCGGGCGGATGCAGAGCCACTCGAACCCACAGTGTTGACGTCAGATTGA
- a CDS encoding molybdopterin-dependent oxidoreductase, producing the protein MGDLRQFDVPESVDPDEWRLSVTGAVRHPTDFGLADLTDLPLETYTHDFACAEGWVAEGLSWRGVPVARLLERVEPVDGSAYALVGGMDDGYACSISLERLSEAVLAVALDGDPLPVEHGGPARLVPTGDGADCWESVKWVRELEVRETEPTADDTAKNVALSRIE; encoded by the coding sequence ATGGGCGACCTCAGGCAGTTCGACGTGCCCGAGAGCGTCGACCCCGACGAGTGGCGACTGTCGGTGACCGGCGCGGTCCGGCACCCGACCGACTTCGGGCTCGCGGACCTCACCGATCTCCCGCTCGAGACCTATACCCATGACTTTGCCTGCGCCGAGGGGTGGGTGGCCGAGGGGCTGTCGTGGCGGGGCGTACCCGTCGCCCGACTGCTCGAGCGGGTCGAGCCGGTCGACGGGAGCGCGTACGCGCTCGTCGGCGGGATGGACGACGGCTACGCCTGCTCGATTTCCCTCGAGCGGCTGTCCGAGGCGGTGCTGGCCGTGGCACTCGACGGCGACCCGCTCCCGGTCGAACACGGCGGGCCGGCGCGGCTCGTGCCGACGGGCGACGGGGCCGACTGCTGGGAGAGCGTCAAGTGGGTGCGCGAACTCGAGGTCCGCGAGACGGAACCGACGGCGGACGACACCGCGAAGAACGTGGCGCTCTCACGAATCGAGTGA
- a CDS encoding universal stress protein has protein sequence MSDRLLVPYDGSAPAKDALEYALEKFPDADVTALYVVPVPDGYWTAFQDPEDRVPAVERGRDDGRDILDEAVDIATDHGHDIDTEIATGKPDQEIVELVTVDDYETVVIGSHGRERMSRIMLGSVAEKVVRRSPVPVIVVRD, from the coding sequence ATGAGTGACCGACTCCTCGTTCCCTACGACGGGTCAGCGCCGGCGAAAGACGCACTCGAGTACGCGCTCGAGAAGTTCCCGGATGCGGACGTCACCGCCCTGTACGTCGTTCCGGTTCCGGACGGGTACTGGACGGCGTTTCAGGACCCCGAGGATCGGGTTCCGGCCGTCGAACGCGGCCGCGATGACGGGCGCGATATCCTCGACGAAGCAGTCGACATCGCCACGGACCACGGCCACGATATCGATACCGAAATCGCGACGGGGAAACCCGACCAGGAGATCGTCGAGCTGGTGACGGTGGACGACTACGAGACGGTCGTTATCGGAAGCCACGGCCGCGAGCGAATGTCGCGTATCATGCTCGGCAGCGTCGCGGAAAAGGTGGTCCGCCGATCACCGGTGCCAGTCATCGTCGTCCGCGACTGA
- a CDS encoding ArsR/SmtB family transcription factor, translating into MTGTESPPDDAYNALDRLYDDPDERVTALQEIKPPEQDVSGQESVFKALGNKDRLRVLSALRESECCGCELQVVLDAPQSTVATHLRKLKDAGLVKSRKKGKWSYYRIADTAVFELLDLAHAIQEDA; encoded by the coding sequence ATGACTGGAACTGAATCACCACCTGACGACGCCTACAACGCCTTGGATCGCCTCTACGATGATCCAGACGAACGAGTCACCGCGCTCCAAGAGATCAAACCACCCGAGCAAGATGTCTCCGGTCAGGAGTCCGTCTTCAAGGCACTTGGGAATAAAGACCGACTTCGCGTTCTCAGCGCACTCCGTGAATCCGAGTGCTGCGGCTGTGAGCTACAGGTCGTCCTTGATGCACCACAGTCAACAGTTGCCACCCACCTCCGGAAACTGAAAGACGCAGGGTTGGTCAAGTCCCGGAAGAAAGGCAAATGGAGCTACTACCGTATCGCTGATACCGCCGTCTTCGAATTACTCGATCTCGCCCACGCAATTCAGGAGGACGCCTAA
- a CDS encoding ATP-binding protein, with translation MEHFVDRDIELDQLTDCYESETGDLVVIYGRRRLGKSELVRQSIADRDDAVYYQAVESTAQNQLEQFVDTATAQFPSLRNVRRDWEALLEALGEEDAIVVIDEFPFLIEEDESLPSRIQRVWDMVLQETGMTLVLVGSSISVMEDKVLSGSAPLYGRRTATIDLKPLDVADAHQFFPEYDPETAITAWSIYGGTPYYLQTIDPDQPLGTNVQQSILSERGLLYSEPEFLLRTELRQPNTYFSILRALAHGRRTPNEIAGMAGVDSGSLSTYLQKLRRLRLVERHIPVTESPTSSKRGRYRIAAPLFRFWFRFVYGTQDQLRMLGDDAYDELVAPELADYVSPLFERFCQRELPDLIDRRFHDVGQWWFKEHELDVLGLTDEGLVAGECKFTSRPVSEGVLADLERTASEIRWSEEPADGETLYVLFSRSGYTDDLDRVADARDDVLLFELSDLVTPKSNS, from the coding sequence ATGGAGCACTTCGTTGATCGAGACATCGAACTCGATCAACTCACGGACTGCTATGAGTCCGAGACTGGGGATCTCGTCGTGATCTACGGCCGGCGTCGCCTCGGTAAGAGTGAGCTCGTTCGCCAGTCCATCGCTGATCGGGACGACGCTGTCTACTACCAAGCGGTCGAGTCCACAGCACAGAACCAACTCGAACAGTTCGTCGATACCGCCACCGCACAGTTCCCGTCGCTGCGGAACGTCCGCCGTGACTGGGAAGCACTCCTTGAAGCACTCGGCGAGGAAGACGCGATCGTCGTCATCGACGAGTTTCCGTTCCTCATTGAGGAGGACGAGTCGTTGCCGTCCCGAATTCAGCGCGTCTGGGATATGGTGTTACAGGAGACGGGGATGACGCTCGTACTCGTCGGCTCGTCGATCAGTGTCATGGAGGACAAGGTGCTTTCTGGAAGCGCACCGCTGTACGGTCGGCGGACGGCGACGATCGATCTCAAACCACTCGACGTAGCCGATGCACACCAGTTCTTCCCGGAGTACGACCCCGAGACCGCTATCACCGCGTGGTCGATCTACGGGGGCACACCGTACTACCTCCAGACCATCGATCCCGACCAACCGTTAGGAACGAACGTCCAGCAGTCGATTCTATCGGAGCGTGGCCTCCTGTACTCCGAGCCCGAATTCCTGCTCCGCACCGAACTCCGACAGCCGAATACGTACTTCAGCATCCTCCGTGCGCTCGCCCACGGCCGTCGCACCCCGAACGAGATTGCGGGCATGGCCGGCGTGGACTCCGGATCGCTCAGCACGTACCTCCAGAAACTCCGCCGACTCCGCCTCGTCGAACGCCATATCCCCGTAACGGAATCGCCGACGTCCTCGAAACGCGGTCGGTATCGCATCGCGGCTCCCTTGTTCCGGTTCTGGTTCCGGTTCGTGTACGGAACCCAGGACCAACTTCGTATGCTCGGTGACGACGCATACGACGAACTCGTCGCGCCCGAGCTGGCGGATTACGTGAGCCCGTTGTTCGAACGGTTCTGCCAGCGCGAACTCCCTGACCTCATCGACCGACGGTTCCATGACGTCGGGCAGTGGTGGTTCAAGGAACACGAACTGGACGTCCTCGGCCTCACCGACGAGGGGCTCGTCGCTGGCGAGTGCAAATTCACCTCCCGACCTGTGAGTGAAGGTGTCCTCGCCGATCTCGAACGAACAGCGTCCGAAATACGATGGTCAGAAGAGCCAGCAGACGGGGAGACACTGTACGTCTTGTTCAGCCGCTCCGGATACACCGACGACCTCGATCGCGTCGCTGATGCGCGTGACGATGTCCTTCTCTTCGAATTATCTGATCTGGTTACTCCCAAAAGTAACTCATGA
- a CDS encoding universal stress protein, with translation MYDRILVPTDGREETDRAIDEAIALAAEHDATLHTLYVVNSAAIAPGIDFSDLEDVGRQAVEHVRDRATAAGVDRITGDVTHGLRHRAILDYAADHDIDLIVIGRHRELDHLVRGSVSKRVSEAAMVPVLLVE, from the coding sequence ATGTACGACCGAATTCTCGTTCCGACCGACGGGCGCGAGGAGACCGACCGGGCGATCGACGAAGCGATCGCGCTCGCTGCCGAACACGACGCGACGCTGCACACGCTGTACGTGGTCAACTCCGCTGCGATCGCTCCCGGCATCGACTTTAGCGATCTCGAGGACGTCGGCAGACAGGCGGTCGAACACGTCCGCGATCGGGCGACGGCCGCCGGTGTCGATCGGATCACGGGTGACGTGACACATGGCCTTCGCCATCGCGCGATCCTCGACTACGCCGCCGACCATGATATCGACCTGATCGTTATCGGTCGCCATCGGGAACTCGACCATCTCGTTCGCGGGAGCGTGTCGAAACGCGTCTCCGAGGCGGCGATGGTCCCGGTGTTACTCGTCGAGTGA
- a CDS encoding IS6 family transposase, whose amino-acid sequence MLETARLNRGSDCFELDFLEREATPEPAMKLGIRLHLAGLSLSDTISILERLGVERCRSTVHNWVQKADLQPLDGANPDHVAVDETVIQLNDERFWLYAAVDPATNRLLHVKLSPTRNQAITEMFLAELRDKHLVDDALFLVDSAPWLQAALHRHGLDYRYEKHGNRNSVERVFRELKRRTNQFSNCFSHAEADTVENWLQAFAFAWNQLI is encoded by the coding sequence ATGCTCGAAACCGCCCGCCTCAACAGAGGTAGCGACTGCTTCGAGTTAGATTTTCTGGAGCGAGAGGCGACACCCGAGCCCGCGATGAAGCTCGGTATCCGGCTCCATCTGGCTGGACTATCACTTTCGGATACCATCTCTATTCTCGAGAGGTTGGGTGTCGAACGCTGTCGATCGACCGTTCACAACTGGGTGCAGAAGGCAGATTTACAGCCGCTTGATGGCGCAAATCCGGATCACGTCGCGGTTGACGAGACCGTGATCCAACTGAATGACGAACGATTCTGGCTGTACGCCGCCGTTGATCCCGCAACAAACCGCTTGCTACACGTCAAGCTCTCACCGACGAGAAATCAAGCAATTACCGAGATGTTCCTCGCGGAACTCCGCGACAAACATCTCGTCGATGACGCGCTCTTTCTCGTCGATTCTGCACCGTGGCTGCAAGCGGCACTCCACCGACATGGCCTCGATTACAGATACGAAAAACACGGTAATCGGAACAGTGTCGAACGTGTATTTCGAGAACTAAAACGCCGAACTAACCAGTTCTCAAACTGTTTTAGCCATGCTGAAGCAGACACCGTCGAAAATTGGCTCCAAGCGTTCGCCTTCGCATGGAATCAGCTTATCTGA
- a CDS encoding universal stress protein: MSPTIDTIDSVLIPTDGSDGALAGAKRGVDLAAMADASVHVLSAVDTSAIEGITSVLESDADEQRAALEADAESAVESVSSMIRDRYPDLEVTTATEQGTPFRVIDRYVDEHDIDVVAMGTKGQTGVKRVVLGSVTENVLRTVGAPILVVPPAASDEPLTEDTVRNVLLPTDGSDGAAVAVDWGLALAAAFDAMTHAVYSVDTRRFSPQRAPGEVLSELERPGEDALESVRERARERGCTLTGTVATGPPARVVLDYADGNDIDLIAMGTHGRSGLERHFLGSVTENVVRNAELPVFCVPMNAT; encoded by the coding sequence ATGTCACCGACGATCGATACGATCGATTCGGTCCTCATACCGACCGACGGCAGCGACGGTGCGCTCGCAGGGGCGAAACGAGGCGTCGATCTCGCCGCGATGGCCGACGCGAGCGTCCACGTCCTCTCGGCCGTCGACACCTCCGCGATCGAGGGTATTACGTCCGTTCTCGAGTCGGACGCGGACGAACAGCGGGCCGCGCTCGAGGCCGACGCCGAGTCGGCCGTCGAATCCGTCTCGTCGATGATCCGCGACCGGTATCCGGATCTCGAGGTCACGACGGCGACCGAGCAGGGGACGCCCTTTCGGGTCATCGATCGCTACGTCGATGAACACGATATCGACGTCGTCGCGATGGGAACAAAGGGGCAAACGGGTGTCAAACGGGTCGTTCTCGGGAGCGTCACCGAAAACGTCCTCCGGACCGTCGGGGCCCCGATACTCGTCGTGCCGCCAGCGGCGAGTGACGAGCCGCTCACCGAGGACACCGTCCGGAACGTCCTCCTGCCGACGGACGGGAGCGACGGTGCGGCGGTCGCCGTCGACTGGGGACTGGCGCTCGCGGCGGCCTTCGACGCGATGACCCACGCGGTCTACTCGGTCGACACGAGACGGTTCTCGCCACAGCGAGCGCCCGGTGAGGTCCTGTCCGAACTCGAGCGCCCCGGGGAGGACGCCCTCGAGTCGGTCCGCGAACGAGCGCGCGAGCGCGGCTGCACCCTCACGGGAACCGTCGCGACGGGGCCGCCGGCGAGAGTCGTCCTGGATTACGCCGACGGCAACGATATCGATCTCATCGCGATGGGGACACACGGCCGCTCGGGCCTCGAGCGACACTTCCTCGGGAGCGTGACCGAAAACGTCGTCCGGAACGCCGAATTGCCGGTGTTTTGTGTTCCGATGAACGCCACCTGA
- a CDS encoding site-specific integrase, translating to MTNADTHIETLREKIRNGDRELDEANQNALIEFSDELFLIPSQVGDYRHLKLLRHNVRMAEHAGSPVEALEDEDAAKEIVRWIHRTYDNEETNRDYRVALKQFGRRVTDENGDDPPESMEWIPSNTPSTYDPAPEPSNMLQWKKDVLPLIDATRNPRDAALIAVGWDAGPRSGELRDLTVGDITDYEHGYQITVQGKTGQRTVPLIPSVPFLQRWLAAHPSDDPQAPLW from the coding sequence ATGACGAACGCTGACACTCATATCGAGACGCTTCGAGAGAAGATTCGCAATGGCGACCGAGAGCTTGATGAGGCTAACCAGAACGCCCTGATCGAATTCAGTGACGAACTTTTCCTCATCCCCAGCCAAGTCGGCGATTATCGGCACCTCAAACTTCTTCGACATAATGTGAGGATGGCTGAGCATGCTGGTAGTCCCGTAGAGGCGCTTGAAGATGAGGACGCTGCGAAAGAGATCGTTCGCTGGATTCACCGCACATACGACAACGAGGAAACCAACCGGGATTACCGAGTCGCGCTGAAACAATTCGGACGGCGAGTCACTGACGAGAACGGAGATGATCCGCCTGAATCGATGGAGTGGATTCCATCGAACACTCCGAGTACGTACGACCCGGCTCCAGAACCCAGTAACATGCTTCAGTGGAAGAAGGACGTGCTTCCACTGATCGACGCTACTCGAAACCCTCGTGATGCAGCCCTCATCGCTGTTGGATGGGATGCAGGACCGCGGTCAGGTGAGCTTCGGGACCTCACGGTTGGGGATATTACTGACTACGAACACGGCTATCAGATCACTGTTCAAGGGAAAACAGGGCAGCGAACGGTTCCACTCATTCCCAGTGTTCCGTTTCTCCAGCGATGGCTTGCAGCCCATCCGAGCGATGATCCACAGGCACCTCTTTGGTAG
- a CDS encoding permease, whose amino-acid sequence MLSPSLSNALLDSWDYFLHLAVLLIPLFIGASFLVGLAQEYLPPEKVERKLRGHDEGTGNIAAAGLGAVTPFCSCSTVPVLAGLLQAGAPLGLAFSFLLASPLVNWIAVLLLLGLFGVEITVWYVIITLLAAIVGGFVIGRLELSEYVKDVRIGDDQGQAVAADGGATACCAAETTPTTTHRDHIETAAREAWSFFIDTLPYLLLGMTIGALIHGVIPVELLHAVLGPENPLAVPLAALAGAPVYISLSGMLPIAASLSEQGIAIGTVLAFVIGGAGVSIPNLILLNKLFKRRLLLVYAGTVVTIGIFVGVVFNFLIA is encoded by the coding sequence ATGCTCTCTCCCAGTCTCTCCAACGCACTCCTCGACTCGTGGGACTACTTCCTTCACCTCGCAGTCCTCCTCATCCCCCTGTTCATCGGCGCGTCTTTCCTCGTCGGGCTCGCCCAAGAGTATCTTCCCCCAGAAAAAGTGGAACGGAAACTCCGTGGACACGACGAAGGCACCGGCAACATCGCAGCCGCTGGTCTCGGCGCAGTAACGCCATTTTGCTCCTGTTCGACCGTCCCGGTATTAGCAGGGCTGCTTCAAGCAGGCGCACCACTCGGACTGGCGTTCTCGTTCTTACTCGCATCGCCACTGGTCAACTGGATTGCCGTTCTGCTGCTGCTCGGGCTCTTCGGCGTCGAAATCACCGTCTGGTACGTCATAATCACGCTCCTCGCAGCAATCGTCGGTGGGTTCGTCATCGGTCGGCTTGAGCTTTCAGAATACGTGAAGGATGTTCGAATCGGCGATGACCAAGGACAAGCGGTTGCTGCGGATGGTGGGGCAACCGCTTGCTGTGCTGCTGAGACGACGCCGACAACGACGCACCGTGACCACATCGAGACTGCGGCCCGCGAAGCGTGGTCGTTCTTCATCGATACGCTCCCATACCTCCTTCTCGGCATGACAATCGGTGCACTGATTCACGGTGTCATCCCGGTTGAACTCCTCCACGCAGTGCTTGGGCCGGAGAATCCGCTTGCGGTTCCGTTGGCTGCCCTGGCAGGTGCACCAGTATACATCAGTCTCAGTGGGATGTTGCCTATCGCGGCGTCTCTCAGCGAGCAGGGGATCGCCATCGGAACCGTATTGGCGTTTGTCATCGGCGGGGCCGGAGTTAGCATCCCTAATCTGATCCTTCTAAATAAGTTGTTCAAGCGCAGGCTTTTGCTCGTCTACGCGGGAACCGTCGTGACGATAGGCATATTCGTTGGCGTCGTATTCAACTTCCTTATCGCCTAA
- a CDS encoding CNNM domain-containing protein translates to MEPVEIGGRLVAGIALILANAFFVAIEFALTRVRQYPESEFDEPGLRRAWEMTNELEIYLTSCQVGISGTSIAVGIVAEPALATIIRPVFENTALASAGSGAVLAFVIINLLHLTHGEQTPTYLGVERTKFVARYGATPLYWFAKLLSPVIWFGDAVAKWTLHRFGIEMTGAWLETETEIIETRAELRNRLASVLERGDVPDDRREEIINALTVGDRPVEDEMTPVENVTFLSTTTSTAENVDRIGSSPHTRFPLIEESPESFVGIVYAPTVVDRIDELRTGDVSFADIATPPMTLPADMHVSDAIDKLQAAQQELALVEADGTVVGLLTATDALEALVGDFEDPLDVNDGLLQGRS, encoded by the coding sequence ATGGAGCCGGTCGAAATCGGCGGACGGTTGGTCGCTGGCATCGCCCTCATTCTGGCGAACGCCTTTTTCGTCGCGATCGAGTTCGCGCTCACTCGCGTCCGACAGTACCCCGAGTCGGAATTCGACGAACCGGGGCTGCGGCGTGCGTGGGAAATGACCAACGAACTCGAGATCTACCTGACCAGCTGTCAGGTGGGCATCAGCGGAACGAGCATCGCCGTCGGTATCGTCGCCGAACCGGCGCTCGCGACGATCATCCGTCCCGTCTTCGAGAACACCGCGCTTGCCTCCGCGGGTTCCGGTGCCGTCCTCGCGTTCGTCATCATCAACCTCCTCCATCTCACCCACGGCGAACAGACGCCGACCTACCTCGGCGTCGAGCGAACGAAGTTCGTCGCGAGGTACGGGGCCACCCCGCTGTACTGGTTCGCGAAACTCCTCTCGCCTGTGATCTGGTTCGGTGATGCCGTCGCGAAGTGGACGCTACACCGGTTCGGGATCGAGATGACCGGTGCGTGGCTCGAGACCGAGACGGAGATCATCGAAACGCGTGCCGAACTCCGGAACCGACTCGCGTCGGTCCTCGAACGGGGCGACGTCCCCGACGACCGACGCGAGGAGATCATCAACGCCCTGACGGTCGGCGACCGGCCGGTCGAGGACGAGATGACGCCCGTCGAGAACGTCACGTTCCTCTCGACGACGACCTCCACTGCGGAGAACGTCGACCGGATCGGCTCGAGTCCTCACACCCGGTTTCCACTGATCGAGGAGAGTCCGGAGTCGTTCGTCGGGATCGTCTACGCCCCGACGGTCGTCGACCGGATCGACGAGCTGCGAACCGGCGACGTATCCTTCGCCGACATCGCGACACCGCCGATGACGCTTCCCGCCGATATGCACGTCAGCGACGCGATCGACAAACTACAGGCGGCACAGCAGGAACTCGCGCTCGTCGAGGCTGACGGGACCGTCGTCGGACTCCTGACGGCGACCGACGCCCTCGAGGCACTGGTCGGTGACTTCGAGGACCCGCTCGACGTGAACGACGGCTTGCTACAGGGACGATCGTAG
- a CDS encoding ester cyclase: MAQATSDIEQCVKEWIDIWNNGAYERLPDVLDESATVYDPGAPGGVLEGRDEFEVHLQELRTGFPDFTIEIGEMLSEDGVVMTEWTATATHDGQFNDIPATNRKIELQGMSKTVVRDGQIVEDQVCHDFYAFLEQLGLTDE; the protein is encoded by the coding sequence ATGGCACAAGCTACCTCAGACATCGAACAGTGCGTCAAAGAGTGGATAGATATCTGGAACAACGGGGCGTACGAACGACTTCCAGACGTCCTCGACGAATCAGCGACAGTGTACGACCCCGGTGCACCAGGCGGAGTGCTAGAGGGACGTGACGAGTTCGAAGTCCACCTGCAAGAACTTCGAACAGGATTTCCAGATTTTACCATCGAGATTGGGGAGATGCTTTCGGAGGATGGAGTCGTCATGACAGAGTGGACTGCAACGGCCACACACGACGGGCAATTCAACGATATCCCAGCAACCAATCGTAAGATCGAACTCCAAGGAATGTCGAAAACCGTGGTCCGAGACGGACAAATCGTGGAAGATCAGGTGTGTCACGATTTCTACGCCTTCTTGGAACAGCTTGGTCTTACCGACGAATAG
- a CDS encoding PadR family transcriptional regulator, translated as MHDLTGFQRDLLYVITGADQPSGQDVKDEVEQYYSSEINHGRLYPNLDTLVNKELVEKGQLDRRTNYYAITDAGRDLIQERREWEEQYVEV; from the coding sequence ATGCACGATTTGACTGGCTTCCAACGCGATCTCTTGTACGTGATCACAGGTGCCGACCAGCCATCCGGCCAGGACGTCAAAGATGAAGTCGAGCAGTACTACAGTTCCGAGATCAATCATGGCCGGCTGTATCCAAATTTGGATACGCTTGTCAACAAGGAATTAGTCGAAAAAGGGCAGTTAGACCGCCGGACGAACTATTACGCGATCACGGACGCCGGGCGTGACCTAATCCAAGAACGGCGTGAATGGGAGGAACAATACGTCGAAGTTTGA
- a CDS encoding cytochrome D1 domain-containing protein → MSEQLAASTVRPPSFRELGLEEIADSLEVHREETDPPATPQYDCPDLRDLLLVAERQPGSVSLIDTTRHERLGRIENVGRAPHSIVFHRSLADTDSEASAYVQSRQGWVSKLDLSSGDLVRRVRAGTSGRAIAISADSNYLLAGYYNPNHAVVLDAETLEPLHRLPAHAVDPDGQSIASRICTVRDVPGERCFLVVLKDAGRVWFVDYDDPSFPIVDEVPVGRTLHDGVYGPDERYCYLASQGDECLYVLDVRERAVVDRVPTAGPPHPTPGAIDEYRGLGFTGTVMSDAITAWDLKARDPVADIEVPGHGMFCNSHPDSDYVWGDVIFDDTDRDNEGVIYAIDPDDLVVSTVIDTTEWAPGRSLHPEFTRDGGHVYVSCWDAGKLLVFDSSTGALTAEIDGLETPTGTFLGDRATEP, encoded by the coding sequence ATGAGCGAGCAACTCGCCGCCAGCACCGTCAGACCGCCGTCGTTTCGCGAATTGGGGCTCGAGGAGATCGCCGATTCCCTCGAGGTTCACCGTGAGGAGACTGATCCACCGGCAACACCACAATATGACTGTCCGGACCTGCGGGACCTGCTGCTCGTTGCGGAACGCCAGCCGGGGTCGGTGTCGCTGATCGATACCACGCGTCACGAGCGGCTCGGTCGCATCGAGAACGTGGGGAGAGCGCCCCACTCGATCGTCTTTCACCGGTCGCTCGCCGACACCGATTCCGAGGCGTCCGCGTACGTCCAGTCCCGGCAAGGGTGGGTGAGCAAGCTCGATCTCTCCAGCGGCGACCTCGTCCGCCGCGTCCGGGCCGGTACCTCCGGGCGAGCCATTGCGATCTCGGCGGACTCGAACTACCTCCTCGCGGGGTACTACAACCCCAACCACGCGGTCGTCCTCGACGCCGAGACGCTCGAGCCGCTGCATCGGCTCCCGGCCCACGCGGTCGATCCGGACGGCCAATCGATCGCCTCGCGGATCTGTACCGTCCGGGACGTGCCGGGCGAGCGCTGCTTTCTGGTCGTCCTGAAAGACGCCGGCAGGGTCTGGTTCGTCGACTACGACGATCCCTCGTTCCCGATCGTCGATGAGGTCCCCGTCGGCCGGACCCTCCACGACGGCGTCTACGGACCCGACGAGCGATACTGCTATCTCGCCTCGCAGGGCGACGAGTGTCTGTACGTCCTCGACGTCCGGGAGCGGGCGGTCGTCGACCGGGTACCGACGGCCGGCCCGCCGCATCCGACCCCCGGTGCGATCGACGAGTACCGCGGGCTCGGCTTTACGGGGACCGTGATGAGCGACGCGATCACGGCGTGGGACCTCAAGGCCCGCGATCCCGTGGCCGATATCGAGGTGCCGGGCCACGGCATGTTCTGCAACTCCCACCCTGACAGCGACTACGTCTGGGGCGACGTGATCTTCGACGACACGGATCGAGACAACGAGGGGGTCATCTACGCGATCGACCCCGACGACCTGGTCGTGTCGACGGTCATCGACACGACCGAGTGGGCTCCCGGCCGGTCGCTCCATCCCGAGTTCACCCGCGACGGCGGCCACGTCTACGTCAGCTGCTGGGACGCGGGGAAACTGTTGGTCTTCGACAGTTCGACGGGGGCATTGACCGCCGAAATCGACGGGTTAGAGACCCCGACCGGGACTTTCCTCGGGGACCGGGCTACCGAACCCTGA